The Kogia breviceps isolate mKogBre1 chromosome 2, mKogBre1 haplotype 1, whole genome shotgun sequence genome segment CCATCGTGTTTTCTATTCCCTGAAGTTAGGCATAACTCACAAAATGGCCACAGATCTACCAAAACGATGTTCCTTTAAGTCCCAACATCAGTGGCCGAGGCAAAAGTAGTAAGAAGTATTGCTTTTTGGCAACTTACCAACTTTGCCGTAGGCTACAAGTTGAATGCTGGGCTTCAGTGCGTTCTGTACCCTCCTCTCCAGTAACTACACAAACACACTTTAATATCAAAGAAGTTTAATACGCTGCAATAAAATAAGCGCCTAGGAAAAGCTCATGGAATAGATGTCAACGTTAGAGAAATCCCGCCCACACATCCTCTAGCTCCATAAACCAACCCTCAAAACCAAACTAGAAAATCtgaaacaacaaaggaaatcCTTCCAAGCTTGGATTTCAGTGAGGGCCCCTTTACCAATAACAAGAACACAGTTTCCTACATGGTCTAATAGGaaagtaaaacacagaagcacaaaaAGTCCACAAGATTTCAATATTTAAGAGACTTGGTACATATTCAAAGTTAAAATAACTCCAACTTTTATAGCTATACATATTGTTTTAAAGcaacttaatatattttaaatttcatatatacaCTCTCAAAGGTTCTTCAGGTGAGGTATGTAAACATTGTCTAATGAAAAATTTTCAATGTTTCAAACCAACAAATTCACAGCATACATTGAATTTTCTTCCATAAAAGACACAGTATTTTCCTACACTCACTAACATAGTGGAAGTCCAGGCCCAAGGGATACATGCTGATCATCCGGATTACCATTTGCAGAAATTCTCATTTCGCTACTTTTGACAAGGCCGCCTTCACACAGGTCAGGATCACACACTTGGTACCAGGAAGGAGCTAGGGCCTCTGGAGACTCTGTCCTTGGGCATCTGGATCGCTGGCTAAGACTCACAACACAGCAAAAAGGAGCACATCTGAACAACCACGAGATTGACCTCGGCAATGACAACACTGGGAAGAACCAGAAAGACCTTTAAAGGAACCGTAGAGATTCATCTTGGAGCTCCCTCGATCCACAGCCGGATCAGCAGCCCTGCCCTAATTAAATTCATTCTGAAGGCTGTGGCCTAAAACCAATAAAAACCCAACACGGCACCTGAGCTTCAGTTAAATTGCATGGGCCTCCTATGACCCCCTGGCCTCTCAAAGGCATTAACTCTAGCCTAAAAGTAGGACCCTGGGCTGTGCTTTTCATACACGTTGGGGTTGAATTTCTTAATATCATAATACGTATGGGAAAATAATGCCATGAGTTCACAAAGATGACCAATGCCTGCACACAGGCACTGGCCAATGACCTGGGAGGAGCTCAATTTTGAAAACTACTTGTTCCCTGAGGGTAAACAGCAGGCTTCTATTGAGATTAAGTGAGGCTAATAAAGGGATTATTTATTACAAGGCCATAAGACTCGGGGAGCCTCAGGGCGGAATTCTATTTTACCCCACGTAATCTATAACGcccccccaccctaccccacccccccgcGCCCTCCGCCCACCACAAGAAGTAGTCACCTTCCCAAAGACACAACATAGGTCCGCTTCTTTCCTCTTGCTTGCTTCAGGCTCAGCAATGGAAAGTTTTATCCTAATGCACCCACTTCAATCTAAAAAAACACTAGTGAAAAATTCCAAACACCATCATAAATACAAAAGAGAAGACATATTCCAAAAGCCTAAAAAACTACATTATTCTATTAATGGTTATCTGGGTGTGGGGTATTTTTCATAAAGTTCAGGACGGTCACAAGGAGAGGCTGCTAAACAGCTTAGAAATCTGCTGGACTGAACACGCTTGGGATGCTTGGAGAGGCAACTGCCCTCTTTGCACGAACCTAAATGATTTAACCCCAGACACGGAGGGGGCTTCAGATAATTCAAACTCAGGCACAGAGGAGGAGTACAGAAAATGCGCTAGCTCTTAAAGGTAGCTCAGATACAGTCAAAGGGCTTTTTATTGGCCACTTAGATTTTTAACGTGAAAGGTTCTTACACTTATGCTATAGCCAAATGCGTTTTGCCTCAGCTAGGTTCTGTAGACCCTACAAATTCATGGAGAATTGATAATTTTTCAGTCTCTATGCCCAATTTTGGATGTGTCTGGTGCTGGCAGATTTCTCATCCATCGCTAGTGTTGTATGATGTGAAGGAGCGTGCAgacaaacagaagcaaaaattcaAGTACAGCAACCTCTCCAGCAAAGGCAAGAGGTCTTAGCAAGAGCTGTTCTACCCCCACCCTATCCTCTGAGACAAGGGCTAACGCAGAGCCCGGAATAAATGCTATTACCTAGACTCTTATTGCTTACAGGCAACACATCAGAAAGAAAACCTGGAAATCTGCTCTGCAGGTCTGGGGGCTGACCACTGACCGGTTTatcatacgtgtgtgtgtgtgtgtgtgtgtgtgtgtgtgtctgtgtgtgtgtatataaaatatataatatatataatatataatatataacataaccAGATGAGAAGAGGGAACGATTAAAGCTTGGATTTGATGTAACATTACAGATCAAATGCCCCAAACAGCTCTCAACCTGctggtttttgttctttctccatGTGTGAACTGTGTTATGAAAGGAAGTCCACTGCTCAAAATATATTCTTCTACAATACTACAATGCAAACCAACATCACTCAGAACATGAATCTGTACACAGcacatgtaataaatattttttaaaaaactatttacaaCGTTATTTCTCGTGAACATTTAGATGAGAGCAAAGTTTATTTCTTCCTGCAAAGGTTAAAAAAGTTTTGACTGTCTAGTTCAGTGCTAAATTCCCTGGCACCTAGTTACCCTTTCACATTTCATCTTAAAATCAGATTTGCTTACAAATAGCATCTGAAAAAAACATTCTCCAGCATTACTGTTCAAGTGTCTTCCTCATTTGTTTAGAAAAGACAAAGGGAGGCCATAAGTAAATATGCTAATTATGGTTCAAATGGATGACACAAATCCCTGTGTGTCCAGTCCCAAGCTCACCGCAGTCCTGGAGCTGCAGTTCTCAGTCCAGCCAGCCGGGCTGAATGAGAATCGTGACTCAGACAGGGGTGCCCAGGAATGGGGCACAGGTCAGAGGAACATGATGGGAAAGCATCAGTTCCATTACATTTACGGGTGTTGAATTGCAGACCAGGACTCCTGAGAAGTAAAGCTGCACACATCTTAGAGCAGATGGCCTCACTGTGTACCATCAGTTATAGGTGGGCTGGCCCACATCTGCACAGATGCTGAGAGAGGGAGGAGGCAGCGAGCTGAGGTGCTCAGTACTCGGTCAAGGTGCGCGAGGAAACCTGCTTATCTCCCGTGGTTAACGAGAGTGGGAATAGGTGTCTTTCATGAAGGTGAGAAAGACTAAAATACATCTTAATGCTTTCTTTAGGCCACCAGTGGTTTCTCCATATCCCACAGGTATAGGTTTGGATTTCCTTGGGGTTACAACTAAGGCTCATCTCCCTGCACAGGATGTTGAAATCTACAGCTGAATGTACCTACTGTGTATGCAAAGAGTGGGCGGCTAGAGGCAAGCCCCGATGCCATGCCTGGTGCAGCCACACCGATTGTGGGAGACCCACTTTGTTCTGGGATGGGGTGACAGAGGGGATTGTGCTCAGGTTCCCAATCCAGTTGCATCTGCCCCAATACAGTGAGGGCTTCAAGGCTCACCCTTCTGCCTTCACTATGTTGTTTGGGGGCTCAGTAGCCGAGCATTGTAGCTGGGGAGGATGGGTTCTCTAGAAAGAACACTTTTCTGGAAAGCCCttttgacattaatttttttgtttgtttgttaaaataaatactttctaTAGAAGCATTTGAACAGGAAAATACCACTATTTACACAGTGAAATAAATTTCACAGTGgtgtgtataaatatgtattatatatatgtatttgaaatCAGTCACATAGTCTCCTAGAACCTATTAAGAATGCAGAAATCACTGGTGAAACTTATAACCTTAAGCTATAGTGCCTCTAAAACTAATCCCTGtggtataaatatacaaaattatgaAAATCTTGCTTGTATAGCATCTCTTCCACAAACTAGCTCCCAAATTCTACAGATTTAGCTCCAAGACAACATGTGAAGTGTAGATTATAGAAAACGATTTGAGTGAGAAAGTTGGTAAGGTGACTAGCATTTGGACCCAATGGCTAACTACGAGAAGAAAAATAGTtatgaaaagaaatgcttctaaTTCAACATATATATGTTCAGTGAAGCACTTGAAAGGTAGGAGACTTCCCAGAGAAGAGGCCTCCTGGAAGGGGGCTTGGGGCATAAGCAGAAGAGGAGACAGGCAAGGTGCCAAAGATGGGTCCTCAAAATGAGGTGAGTTAGGCCTGACCAGGAGCAGGCTTCACTGGCCAGGCCAGAGAGCTCTGAACTTCGGTCTAAAGCTGCTGGTGGGCTGACAAGGTGCCATCAACATGCTGGTATTTTTAACAGAGCTGAGGATGGGTGATCTGGATTAGAGGTTCAGACAGGTAAAAAGACCAGCCATTTATATTCACAAGTAATGCCCGAAGCTTGGGGAGTGATAAACTTGCAAATATACTGTACATGAATATACTGTATAGTTTCTGGAGGTGAAACTAACATGCTCTCTGGCTGCTGGGAGAGGCACTAATCTAGGCTTTAAGTTCATGAGGAAATCCGTTTGTGTTGAGCACAGCTGTAGGGGAATAGCTCTCCATGAGAGTCAAGTTCACCCTGACTCATAAACATGAAGACAACTGTAGTACTTTTAGTTTAAAAGACTTTGTACTTTTAGCTTTAACTAGTTATCCTAGTAGATCAGATTGAATGTCCACGATTCAACAAATACTCAATCCACAAAgggagatatatttttttctttaatacacgAGCATTAGTCAGGAATAATGTGGAACAGCAGCTGTGTGCTAAGATCGAACAGGCAGAAACCGTGaaatctaaaaggaaagaaacgTTGCAATGCtggactacattaaaaaaaaaaaagtttgtgccTAACTGGCCACACAATTTGATCTTGAATGACATATTGCAAGGGCCagtaaaacttttctttaaagggTCAGGTAGTAAATAGCTTATATTTTAGGCTGTGTGGGCCACATGGGgtctctttactcttttttttttttttttttttaacataacccTTAAAAAAAACAAGGTACAATGCATTCCTGCAATCTCTGGTATATTACAGAACCATGGGCAAGTGGTTCTCTTTTTAATAAGCAATCTACTTCCATGTGGCTTGCCTACTGAGCACCTCATGTTAAATGGAATGGTCCCAGGCAGGTGAGAAAGCCTCTGTGTCACTCTGCTCACTGGTGAGCATAATTGCACACCTGCCCCTCTGAGCACTAACATAAACCAACAGGGCTCTGGGAAAATGATCAGACAAAGGGAAGGTAATGCAAGGAACCGGCCAGCTGTGGCTCAATTCCAAAGGCAGAAGCATGAGCAAGGATGCCTGCAAAGTGACTCAAGTAGTTCCCTGGGTCCCCAGTATAGCATGGCAAGCAGCATCAGAGAGCTCTGGGTTTCTGCCTGAGCATGACAGTAACTTTAAGGGAAGGAGGTCAGACTTTCGTGTCTTCCAATCCGTCCACTGTAGAATATACAGCAGTTTGTTCTGACATTTCAAGGGATGAACTATATTGAAGCCTGTCTCAAAATTCTTCCCATAATTCTGCTTGTATTAAATAcaatcatctttttattttctctttctccctgaaAAGGACTTGGGAGCAAGCCTGGGGTAGCGTATTTACTGCTGGGATGTGAGGATTGCTTGCTGATGCCTTACATAGACATGATTTCATACTCAGAAAAATTTCCAATATTTCAGTGGATACCGAGCCATAAGAAGATACAAATTCATAGTTAAGAATtcaaaatgggggcttccctggtggcgccgtggttgagagtccgcctgccaatgcaggcgacacgggttcgtgccctggtctgggaagatcccacatgccacggagcagctgggcctgtgagccatggccgctgagcctgtgctccgcaacgggagagaccacaactgtgagaggcccgcgtactgcaaaaaaacaaaaacaaaaacaaaaacaaaacaattcaaaATGATAATTATCTGTTTCAAAACAAACGGAACAGTCACTGTTTTAGAGCCACTGAGAAACAGATCCTTGagttttgggggagggggaagacaaAATCTTGGCAGTTGACAGGATTTAATCTAATCATCCATAACTTCTCAGTCACACTCAGGTTATAATAGGCTCCAATTTTCTATTAGTCTTTCTAAAGCACTTCAAGCCTCTATCTTTCAGTTGTTGGCGTgcctttaataaaattattattattattattattattattattattattttgcagtacgcgggcctctcactgttgtggcctctcctgctgcacagcacaggctccggatgcgcaggctcagcggccatggctcacgggcccagccgctccgtggcatgtgggatctccccagaccagggcacgaacctgtgtcccctgcatcggctggtggactctcaaccactgtgccaccagggaagcccctaataaaattattttgaaagaagaGTAGGTGACTGAAAAAAGTATCAGTgccaatacattttttattttcctagaaGCTGGccaaaaatattacataataaacAATGTCTTGGGTTTATGATTGGACTTTGTTTCCTCTGTGAAAAGGCTTTTCCATATCTAAATGTAAGGTTCAGAAAACTGAACATCCACCTAAAGTTGTCTCAactaattttgaaagaaaaaatttggcTTACTTTAGTAATAAACAAGAAATGAAGCCAGAGTCAGGTCTATGATAAAAACTGAATGAAAGGAGAGGCCCAGGCCACATCATGTTAGAACTCTGAATTCCTAGTTGCTCATGGATTCTGACTCTAGAGGTTAAGGTGGCCTCGATTTGGCCACTGTGATGGGTGATTCTAACAGGATGTGAGGCTAAGGTAGCTCAAGTTTCAGGAGATGGTATCTGATGTGCTGTGGCaatataatgtgtcttttttgtagcaagaaaaaataaaggcatgtaaaaagaacaaaattgaggtaagatgaggaaggaggagaaaagaagacaggagaaaaggcagaagaaaggagaagataaaccagggaagctttttttttttcccgaaaaaagattcttttctcaAGcatgggtcagcaaactttttcttaaaggtccagggagtaaatattttaggcttttgtggGTCATGTGGTCTCTGTTGCAGATGCCCAACTCTGCtggaaagcagccagagacaatacataaacaaatgggagtggCTATGTTCcaaaaaacttttatttacaaaagaatGACCAGCCCACAGTTTGCAGACCTGTGAAAGATCATCTGTTGGCCAAATGAGACCCTGCATGGGCTGACCTAAAACCAAAAGGAGTGGGTGTGGCAACTTGGGCCAGCACCCTGGGAAACTCCAGCCTAGTCCCAGGGGGCAGTGACAAGACGCCAGACTCACTGAGGGTGACACTACAGCATCTCCAGCTTGCCTCACATAGCCTGTTGCCCTTTCCTACTTGGCTCTTAGGTCCACTGATTGATCAACAGGCAAATTGCCCACAGATGATGGTGACAGTTTCAGTCATCACTACAGAATTCATCACAAGGGAGAAAAGAGTCCAAACTTCAATTCAAAATGACCGTCTTGAAGTGATGTTTTACTGAGGACCTATCTGAACAGTGAGAAATTCACCTGCACAGTATGTGATGCGTAGAGGATCCTATTAAAAGCACCACCTTTGTGAAAGGATGACTAACGCCTATCTATACTATGCAGGAACAATGATGCACGAAACCCACAGcctaagattatttttaaaataaggcttGTGTAGAAGTCTAATGAAGTACAGACACAACAGAATTGGCCTCCCTAAGGGAGCTAAGGGACTAGCAACCGCAGGTTAACAGACATTAATAACATTTGTATATAAGAAGCCTCAAGAGCAGAACAAAGGTTCATGGCCTTCCCGCTGTGCTGCAAGATTGCTACACGGCTGAGGAAGTGCTAGGGGTGAGGCTCTGGACCCCAACTGAGGGTATAGTCTCCATGCAGTCCTCCCAAACCCAGGGAGCCTCAGGGGATAGAAAATGGGAGATAGAAATGGGTCTCCTGAAGAGGGCCTACCTCTGGGGAGCTATGGTAGAGCTTCAGTGATTGCGTCCCAGGTGTCTTCCAGctcctccagaagctcagagGAAATACCAATGTTCTCTGGTCATCAACATCAGCTCCAACAGTCACTTCACTGAGTACAGGCCCAGGAGGAGAATTCCTTTCAAATCTGGGATCCAGAAGGTGGGACAGACTGCCTTTGCATCGAGTGGCAAGCCACACTGTGACAATGGCTACAGGAAGGAGGTCTTTGCAAGAGAGGGAAAACAAGGGGAGACTTGAGACAAAACCAAGGCTTGGAGGTGTCTGGGAGACAGGTTTGCCAGCATCTGTTGTAAGTGTGAAAGGGCTTCCAGAATCAGCCCTcaagtttgctttatttctttcttctattagTAAAGTTAACTGAATCAGCAAAAATGAGattcaacaaatataaaaataatcctaAACTTTTAAGTGTCTTAATTATGTAGAATCCCAGTCTACTTAACTGTGGTCTACTACAAAGTGTAAGTTGATTTTAAAGATGATCCATTGCATTGTTaggtgtataaaataaatacataaacattgATACCTTATCTCCAATGCTGCCTAGAATGGGAGAGAAGGCTATTATCTTGaagtaagcttttaaaaatgaaaaagaacttaGAAAAGTAATGGAATGAATTATAAACCGGCAACTGGAAAAGTACCACCCACTTACAGCCTCACATCCCTAACCTAATTCAAGCACCCTTACAAGGTAGTCTATATGCAGCTAAGGGGGCACTTTGAACGTATGTACAGGGATCAGCACACCTGACCTGGGCAAACCTCGACCGTTTAAGTCACCGCAAAAACAATATCCAGTGACGACtatatgaaaagatttttaaaaactttaaaaccaCTTTTATAGACTAAATGAACCTACTTAAAACAGGTTAATGCTTCTGTGCAACTTAATGCTGAGAAAGGTTGCCAACATACACACTCAGCAGTTTCATTAATATAGGTAGCTCCTGAATGGCCAAAGtcaaagatattaaaaagaaaaaaaaaaaaagactcatgggATAGAGGAGacactaggaaaaaaaatcaaggcttCATGGAAGATAGTAAACTTCACTATCTATAAAATTCAACACAATTTTCAATTTCCCATGAATCAAATGCTTTTCTCCAGTCCTATCCAATCAGAAGTTTTCATTATATACAGCAAAACTTTAACAGAATGGGTAGAAAACCTGTTTTATGATTTGAATGAACTAATGCATGAATAAAGGTACATCTGGGTTAATCCAAACAGATCTGAAGCAATATgaatggaaacatttttaataaaaaggagaGAGTAGCAGCTATCCATACAAGCCTATTCTGGGGAGAGAGCGTGTTAGAGAAGCTGGCTGAGGCTTCAGCAACCAAGCCTTACTGGTAGAGTGGCCCAATGGAGATGTCGAGTACACACTATGTTATAATGGAGCAATGTTATAGGCACCAAGGTAAAGCCAATGTACCCATCTTAAGCCTCAAACAACATCAGTTACAAATATTGCAGCTTGCACTTTTGAGTCATGAAACAGAGCCTGACATGACAGAGGCCAGTGTAACACTGCAAGTATTAACTGCTAGTATGGTGCTAACCAATCAGAAAGGGCACCTACTACTCTAACCATGTACATTTCACATTGGAATACCAGCTGAACATTAGCTCCTGGTACAGGGGTGTGTATGGGCACACTATGAGATGTTGGTGCTACTTTCTCCAACTGCAAggttgctctgatctttatacaATTCTGTGTTGTTTACACCTCTCTGAGTCTGGTGCCATAGTGATTTAGGGGATACTCATGGAGACCCTAGGCTACATTTAAGTCATCTGGCATATGCTAATTACTCAGCTCATGAACACCCTATCACACTGCATGGAGAAGAAAGAATTTTACTGTAAAACTGGGATTGGGAGACATTTGTGGCTTATAACCACATGCAAATGCacccaaacatacacacacatgtctTAAACTTTTCTATTACTGAAAATAACATTTTGGCTTTCTTTGACTATGGAAGTACTCAGGGCAAGGAAAAAATCAGAACGGTCACTCTTATCCTAATTGTCAAATTACGGCTATAAGACGGAAAAAAGATcctagttttttggggttttttttcccccaaatagggTGAAAACCTCATTAGTGTGCTAGCAATCCTGCAAGGCCAAAAATGAAAAGGATGATAAGAATCAGTAATGCAAATAATTTGGGGGATGCGAATAACTTTTAGAGCCCATAAATCAATATTAACACCTTGTGACACACCTCTTGTCCCATGGGCACATAATTTAGAATACATTTCTTCAAATGACAAAAGATCAGAGATGAGTGACCAACaatgaatatgaatttttaaaacggggaaacagaaatattaatcttttataataattataaattcccTCTGCATTCTCCACATACCATAAAAATGATTTGGTTTAGCTTTCAAATATCATTTAAACAAACAAGACAGAGGGAAGTTCACTGCTGGGGTTTGCAACGAGGAGCATCTGTTCATGTACAGATACTGCAGGGTGGCTGCTGAAAAGCTACTTTTATGTGCATGATGGTGGTCTTCTCGGCTACAGTACAAGTGCTTGTGCATCAAGTATAAAATACAAGCCTTTAATCACATAGATCAGCTTTTTAgcttttgtaaatttaaaaacaaaaaggataaataaggcactgtacttttaaaactaaaactgcTTGGTTCCAAGTTTAAAACCCAAGGAACAACCagaatataatatataacttCCCTTACTCAGCCTCAGAGAAAGACTCTGCAAGTTCCCTTCTCCATCTGAGACGCAATTTCTGACATCTTAAATTGTGGTGTTCTCCATTAACTGCAGATTTGAAAGGCTTGATAAGCTTATAAAAGCAGATTTAGTTAATGCAAAATAAAGGGTTACTTCTATAGAACAGTTTTAACTCTTGAATACTGCCCTTCCAATCACTTTGTATCCATCCGCCTCCGTTTGCTGTGGGAAGAGTCCAGCTTTGCCTTCAGCTTTCGCTTTCTCTGGGCTGCACTGTTCTCTGGGGTTTTCGTCGAGGGTCTGGCCCGAGTCTTTCCACTGCTCTGCTTCCTATTTGCGGCTTTCTGTGGCCTTGAAGAGGACTCACCTGCCCCTTTTTGCTTTGCAGGTTTTGTCACCATCTCCGAGGGGGAGGGCTGGGTAGGTCTTTTGtttgtattctctttttctttcctggagggagggcagctcttCCCAGGTGACTTTTTAGGGATCttcactttcttctctttcaaagtCGTCTTTTTGGGCAGTTGGCTGATTCTGTCCCTTGCAGCTGGCTTCTTGGCTGCGGGGGTTCTGGTGGATCCATCAACGTGCTTTTCTTTGCTGGCCTTCATCGCAGCTCCCCTGTCCTTCCTGTCCTGAGTGCTGCCGCTTTCTGTCCTCTTGCGTTTATTCTGAACTTCTGCTTTCGGCGAGGTTTCAGACAtctgcttccctttccttcccttcattcCATCGGTACTCTTGGGCTTAACAGGAAACCCATCTGCACCAACTTGCAGGGCAAGCTTGGGGGACATCAGAGGGTTGATGCATACACTCTTACAACTCTGTTTACTTTCCACAGCCGGACCAAATGGGCTTTCCACTTTCTCGCTCTTGATCAAACGCTGCTGGGCTCTGAGCTTTCCTCGAATGTTGGAATATTTTCTAAGGATCCGGGTACTGGCAGGGGTAGGTGAGTTTGTGGGAGGATGGCTATTTCTACCTTCCTTGACCTCCTCTATGCTGTCTTCAGGATTGGGGCTGAGGATAACGTCACTGTCATCCTCTGGCTCCACTTGGTCAGGATCCTCTCGAAATTTAGCCCAgagcttctgtgttttccaattGTTCCTAGCAGGAGTAGCTCCGGGAAATTTCTTCAAGTGTTTTTTCAAGCGTTCAGCCTGCAGTGAACTGGGGTACAGGCTGGAAGGAGAGTACTTCTGAAGAGGATGCTTGACAGGTGGGATGTCTCCTGGAAGACGAGTATTGAGCTTCTTCACAATTACCAGAGACCGGGTTTCAGTTGTCTCTAAGAACCACTTGCAAACATTAGATAATTTAAAGTTTGTCATAAACAGCATCTGAACAGGAGAAAACTTTTGAACCTCCAGTGAACCCCGACATTTCCGTGaccttttcttgcttttccaaATTTCCTTCAGCTTATCTGACTTATTCCTTGCTCTTGGTGTTGGCTGGGCTTCTTTCTCCAGCTGGATCCAGCCCTTCTGAACCTTCATGTACTGGGCATTGAAGTTGGCGATGAGTTCTTGGTTCTCCTCCTCAGCACACCATTCTACAAACTTCGGCTGGTCGTCTACCATTGTGTCCACATCATCCTCGCCTAAGGGATCTCCACTCTCTgaagtttcattttcctttgggGTTGTGTTTCCTTGTGCTGCTTCCTTTTCGGAAGTCACTTTTATAGTATCCAAGGAGTCCAGAGAATGAGCATGTCTTAGGTTGTAGGTTGAGGAGGTCAGTCTTGTAAGCCTTGGGACCCATTTTGGGGGCCCAGCAGCGTCATCACTTCTACTACTTGACAATCCAGTTGCGCTAGATAGCACGTCACTATCATCATCTTTATGCGGGCTGTCTGCACTATCTACATCATTTACAACCTCTTCCGTCTCTTGTGCAGGAATAGGTCCTGGCTTCTCTTTTGATTGTTCTGGGAACGTACAAGGAATGCTTTTAGAGGGGTCTTGAGTACCGTTCTCACCTAATTTAGACTGAACATAGATTTCCAGTTTCTCTCCAGGCAGGGTCTGGACAACTGTGGCTAAGGGATCACTGCCGGGGAAAATACCTTCTTCTTCCCTCTTGACTTCTTTTGCtagcatgtttttaaaagtctgccTGGTGATCATTCCACCTCCTTCGCCCTCCGGCTCAGCATCTTTCTCAGAGGGGATTTCATTGACATTTGGGTTTTCAGTGTCCTCCAGAGCTTTTGTATGGAAACCTTCAGTCAGGAAGCTCTCAGGGGCTGTCCCACCAGGATACCCTTCTTTTTTAGAACGTTTTGCACCAGGATTTTTAGAAACCTTGGTCTCAGCACAAGCAGAGGAAGAATCTGAACTTTGATTTCTTAGGCACCTATCAGCAGAGGAAGAATCTGAAAGTTGACTCCTTAGGCACCTATCAGAGGCTTCGGggaattttttaccttttttcttcttgtcCAAATTCTCTTCAGGTGAGTCAATGTTTTGATCACACACATCTTTTTCTGTAGGATGTTTTACATCACCATCCTCTCCCTCGAATTTTCCTGTACCACCtggtgcctcactttcctcaatTT includes the following:
- the LCOR gene encoding ligand-dependent corepressor isoform X8 — its product is MVKLCTHHQKQFIRVLNDLYTESQPGIEDLRPSDSGTMDGSTCNAGCAQLGTKHKEKDAMCLNLKSSTSVELFIDSSGSHSPQHLTEQALKEPPPETNSVDGRENTLTVVQKDSSELPTTKPNSMDSSTLGYLTASNSSSVNFHHISKSLEGQTTGQEQDTDVKICKDGKDHVQSSALVENLIAVKVATENSEESNSCIVSQRNSFKALSEEAWDSGFMGNSPRTADKENALQCSSKTPLRQDLEASEQDSRPKQENHLHSLGRNKMGYHLQPSDKSQFDHSKDGWLAPSPMPPVHKASNGHSRTKMLSTSIKTARKSKRASGLRINDYDNQCDVVYISQPITECHFENQRSILSSRKTARKSTRGYFFNGDCCELPTVRTLARSLHSQEKASCSTLASEAVVTPKQTLIISSPQPTTDVQHPREDNPEEPSKEITSLKEGDRDASSEKESQEPEVCPVTNNTNPSSSSRSKETAASNPVWPLPAHLPEEDLPEGSSAVSAPTGSGISSPGRDQQPVELLDTKEMSVPQDCPLLPSTESLSEGGSEDVVPRPCSPPETVSREEGPLCSENQSPPVGLEPPTSLGKAEEDQSISTEAETEDTQELATDPLLKESSTLTNENPSEIEESEAPGGTGKFEGEDGDVKHPTEKDVCDQNIDSPEENLDKKKKGKKFPEASDRCLRSQLSDSSSADRCLRNQSSDSSSACAETKVSKNPGAKRSKKEGYPGGTAPESFLTEGFHTKALEDTENPNVNEIPSEKDAEPEGEGGGMITRQTFKNMLAKEVKREEEGIFPGSDPLATVVQTLPGEKLEIYVQSKLGENGTQDPSKSIPCTFPEQSKEKPGPIPAQETEEVVNDVDSADSPHKDDDSDVLSSATGLSSSRSDDAAGPPKWVPRLTRLTSSTYNLRHAHSLDSLDTIKVTSEKEAAQGNTTPKENETSESGDPLGEDDVDTMVDDQPKFVEWCAEEENQELIANFNAQYMKVQKGWIQLEKEAQPTPRARNKSDKLKEIWKSKKRSRKCRGSLEVQKFSPVQMLFMTNFKLSNVCKWFLETTETRSLVIVKKLNTRLPGDIPPVKHPLQKYSPSSLYPSSLQAERLKKHLKKFPGATPARNNWKTQKLWAKFREDPDQVEPEDDSDVILSPNPEDSIEEVKEGRNSHPPTNSPTPASTRILRKYSNIRGKLRAQQRLIKSEKVESPFGPAVESKQSCKSVCINPLMSPKLALQVGADGFPVKPKSTDGMKGRKGKQMSETSPKAEVQNKRKRTESGSTQDRKDRGAAMKASKEKHVDGSTRTPAAKKPAARDRISQLPKKTTLKEKKVKIPKKSPGKSCPPSRKEKENTNKRPTQPSPSEMVTKPAKQKGAGESSSRPQKAANRKQSSGKTRARPSTKTPENSAAQRKRKLKAKLDSSHSKRRRMDTK